In Diceros bicornis minor isolate mBicDic1 chromosome 38, mDicBic1.mat.cur, whole genome shotgun sequence, the sequence ccggccccagaaatttcTTAATTCACAACTGGAAAGTGGTTTCCACTACAAGAATCTAATTCATGACTCTTAATTGAACTATTTGAAAATCTTTGTGCAGAcgttaaatgttatttattatttgtaacaGTTAACAGAGGTGCAAAGTGCAAATATTAATTTTCCTAATCTATGTCCATTTCTTTcatattcatttttaagaaacttGTGAACCATGCCCacctttccttctgtttttagTAATTTCCCTGATCATATCCATGTCTAGTCGTCAATTTTGATGGCTCTGGAGGCAGACTCCTGACTCCAAATCTTGGGTCATTATTTAGTGATTGTGCCACCTTGGGCAAATTCCCCAACCtcagtgggcctcagtttccttcacgGTAAAGAAGGAATAATCAATTATGCCACCTCCAACTTAAGGCTGTTTTGAGGATCAAAAGAGACATACACGTAAAGCATTTAGGACACGCCAGGCACTCACTACAATGAGTAAGCGTTGGGTATTAACTGTCATTGGTACTTGGGCAAACTGGCTTGAGCTATTCTGACAGACTTTGCTTTGCAATTCTGTAGTTGCGCGTCATGTGTGTTTTCTAACTGTATTATTAATGACTGACCGTTCTTTCCATCTCCTCGCCTTCGGGGCAGTATTTAGGACATCTCCCCTGCTGTCTGTAAGTGTACCATACAACCACTTCTCACCTCCAGCTGcccctgggcagccagcagccaGCCCCGCCCCACCTGCCTGCCGCGCCTCATCACACCATAAAGCATTCAAGGGAAACCGGTGGGTGCCGCACGCGCTCGCCCGTCCCAACCAACCCCTCTAACTCTTCTCTCTCGTTGCAGGATGTTCTGGAAGCTGTCCCTGTCCTTGTTCCTGGTGGCCGTGCTGGTGAAGGTGGCAGAGGCCCGGAAGAACCGGCCCGCGGGGGCCATCCCCTCGCCTTACAAGGACGGCAGCAGCAACACCTCGGAGAGATGGCAGCACCAGATCAAGGAGGTGCTGGCCTCCAGCCAGGAGGCCCTGGTGGTCACCGAGCGCAAGTACCTCAAGAGTGACTGGTGCAAGACGCAGCCGCTGCGGCAGACGGTGAGCGAGGAGGGCTGCCGGAGCCGCACCATCCTCAACCGCTTCTGCTACGGCCAGTGCAACTCCTTCTACATCCCGCGGCAcgtgaagaaggaggaggagtccTTCCAGTCCTGCGCCTTCTGCAAGCCGCAGCGCGTCACCTCCGTCCTCGTGGAGCTCGAGTGCCCCGGCCTGGACCCCCCCTTCCGACTCAAGAAGATCCAGAAGGTGAAGCAGTGCCGGTGCATGTCCGTGAACCTGAGCGACTCGGGCAAGCAGTGAGCGCGGCGGGACGCAGCCCGCCCTGTGCGCCCCGCCCGGCCGCCGCCTCCGTCCCCGTCCCCCGAGCCCCCCGCACGCTGCCGGCGCCCCCCGCAGCAGCAGCACGTCGCTGGGGGCCGACGGCGTCCTTGCACGAGCGCGGACCGCAAGTGGAGCTTCGCTGATGTGTTCCTGACCGACCCCGGGCCTCACCTGTGCACCCCCAAGCCAGGCTGCGTACCAGGCCCGAAGGAAGATGCTGCAAAACCACCGCCCGCC encodes:
- the GREM2 gene encoding gremlin-2, which produces MFWKLSLSLFLVAVLVKVAEARKNRPAGAIPSPYKDGSSNTSERWQHQIKEVLASSQEALVVTERKYLKSDWCKTQPLRQTVSEEGCRSRTILNRFCYGQCNSFYIPRHVKKEEESFQSCAFCKPQRVTSVLVELECPGLDPPFRLKKIQKVKQCRCMSVNLSDSGKQ